The following coding sequences lie in one Spodoptera frugiperda isolate SF20-4 chromosome 24, AGI-APGP_CSIRO_Sfru_2.0, whole genome shotgun sequence genomic window:
- the LOC126912253 gene encoding uncharacterized protein LOC126912253 isoform X1: MLGPKIASLTKQITMQQLKLLNHVYGAACDNQYLLTTMPQYAKRMTISRRMSDETHWHMLDAELLRSLVGGSTLICNGVIPTPMERQRRKARARRKRCTGCGQIMEKHNDTTKSTSLFAKSDDEGHVCEDCRSPMHAPPVHPGMRKRKDKRKVLQPPPVGTQPNRKPESGEPSILDWRDPLTTRVQLANPPEEEGSDFPGHNISMI, from the exons atgctagGACCTAAAATTGCGTCGCTAACTAAACAAATTACTATGCAGCAGTTGAAATTGTTGAACCATGTGTATGGGGCAGCGTGTGACAACCAGTATCTGTTGACGACGATGCCACAATACGCTAAGAGAATGACCATTTCTCGACGGATGAGCGACGAGACGCATTGGCATATGTTGGACGCGGAGCTGCTTCGAAGTTTAg TTGGGGGGTCAACATTGATCTGCAATGGTGTCATTCCGACCCCGATGGAGAGACAGCGGCGGAAAGCTAGAGCTCGCAGAAAGCGGTGTACTGGATGCGGGCAGATCATGGAAAAACACAATGACACCACAAAATCTACTAGTCTATTTGCTAAATCTG ATGATGAAGGCCACGTGTGTGAGGATTGTCGGTCTCCGATGCACGCCCCTCCTGTTCACCCCGGTATGCGCAAAAGGAAAGATAAGCGGAAAGTCCTCCAACCTCCCCCAGTTGGCACTCAACCTAATCGGA AACCAGAATCCGGCGAACCCAGTATTCTGGACTGGCGTGATCCTCTGACGACGAGGGTCCAGTTAGCAAATCCTCCAGAGGAAGAGGGTAGCGACTTCCCAGGGCACAATATCTCCATGATTTAG
- the LOC126912253 gene encoding uncharacterized protein LOC126912253 isoform X2 produces MLRLQQQLKLLNHVYGAACDNQYLLTTMPQYAKRMTISRRMSDETHWHMLDAELLRSLVGGSTLICNGVIPTPMERQRRKARARRKRCTGCGQIMEKHNDTTKSTSLFAKSDDEGHVCEDCRSPMHAPPVHPGMRKRKDKRKVLQPPPVGTQPNRKPESGEPSILDWRDPLTTRVQLANPPEEEGSDFPGHNISMI; encoded by the exons ATGCTGAGATTACAACAG CAGTTGAAATTGTTGAACCATGTGTATGGGGCAGCGTGTGACAACCAGTATCTGTTGACGACGATGCCACAATACGCTAAGAGAATGACCATTTCTCGACGGATGAGCGACGAGACGCATTGGCATATGTTGGACGCGGAGCTGCTTCGAAGTTTAg TTGGGGGGTCAACATTGATCTGCAATGGTGTCATTCCGACCCCGATGGAGAGACAGCGGCGGAAAGCTAGAGCTCGCAGAAAGCGGTGTACTGGATGCGGGCAGATCATGGAAAAACACAATGACACCACAAAATCTACTAGTCTATTTGCTAAATCTG ATGATGAAGGCCACGTGTGTGAGGATTGTCGGTCTCCGATGCACGCCCCTCCTGTTCACCCCGGTATGCGCAAAAGGAAAGATAAGCGGAAAGTCCTCCAACCTCCCCCAGTTGGCACTCAACCTAATCGGA AACCAGAATCCGGCGAACCCAGTATTCTGGACTGGCGTGATCCTCTGACGACGAGGGTCCAGTTAGCAAATCCTCCAGAGGAAGAGGGTAGCGACTTCCCAGGGCACAATATCTCCATGATTTAG